The nucleotide sequence ttttacattattttatttatgatatgcgatatacaattacatatgtacaattatattaattaagttttatgtTAATTAGGTTTATTCAGTTTAaagatgatttaaaaaaaaagagaaatatacttttcataattttattacatttcaaaTGGAGATTTTATTGCTCTTTGATAATGTATCGTGAAAATGCGAGAAATATTATCTTGTTATGTTAAACATGCGGTATGTAAACTTATATGTTAATACGTACTTTAAAAGTAAGCCTAAAACGCGTATTCAATATAATGTTATGATACATTTGATATTAGCGGTCAGGCGAGATATTGTAGCGTATACAAGAGATAAACCGAACATTGAAGCGTATCATTTATAGCATAGAAACATGTGGTTTTtagaagttttattaatacgAAAGttgatatatattgatatattagcTAAATGACGACAGGGATATGTATGGATACTTAATACGCAATCTGTGATAGGAAATGCAATGTTCAAGAAGCGATGAAGTAGAAAAGAGACTACGTAAATAAAACTTGAGCACCATTATATTTGGTAGACACGTATTTTTACATGCAAAATGAGGAGcgatttatataagaaatattatattgatatataatattatatagtttaaacaaaataatggaAGGAATCACCATCCGAAATCACATCTGTCTCTTTGATAGAACGGCAGCGGACAAATCCCACTTGTCACAAGAAGCTCCTAGTGAACTTTAAAATACCAGGAAAAAATCGTATTGTTACTTCTTatggtgtttaaaaaaaaaaaaaaacaatttgtaataCCTTATATAGACCATTCTGTGTATGTGTACACAAGAAAATGAGCAGAATTTATAAGGACTTAATTAGTCATTGTTTTATTATGGAATGATGATTTAACAATTGGATGTACAGAATAGTTTACAATACagatataaaaagttaaaacgcattttttttctattatgcGATAtcacacggaaaaaaaaataatttatacacgttatcgctataaaaaaatatacattcaagtgagataaataaattattctatcataaatcttatttttgcGATCACTCTTAGTATACAttagaagaataaaaatacagcgggattatctaaataaaattgcaaggATTACGATATATTATGCGTGGAGGATTGTTTTAAAGATTAACATcgattaaaaagattaatgcCACATTCATAGTTGATTATTTCTATCATATTAATTCATAAACAGACTGAACAGACATTTGCCATAATCTTATGAATACATCATTTTTTCCTGACAACACTTGAGAAAAATCGCAcatactattttaaaaaatagctttccatcattatatacatttacaaCAAACTCTCTATAAAggattgttttattttatggaaCACGATGATAAATACCAACAAGTATACCAATATTCttacgttaattttattctaattatagTTGATTCTACGTTTTAAATATGACGAACAGGAAGCtaagtaatataatagctGCCGCGAGAATCACGATGcagtacaattttttattggcCTTCTGATACGAGTCGGCTTTCTTTAATTGTTTGTAGCCCTCTTGTACTTGCACTTGCGTTTGCTCGAGATTGTAATCGATCCGGTCTAAAATAGTACCCTGATCCTGTACCATTACTGCAAGATCCTgtgcataataaaaatctacatTTTTATACGAAACTATCGTCTTGTCGCCACTggcaataaatatcaaaacgGTATACTTGAATTTACCCCAAATCAAAGATTTGTATTCGCTgcattatatcattattatattatcataaatattcgCGCGCGTGCGTAATACACAAAACTTACcttgaaaatatgttttaagtCTCCTATACTTTGAACTATACTTCCAATCTGTTCCTCCCTCTCCATCGCCAATTTCATTCTATCTTCCGGCTCCTCCAATTGTAATAAAACCGAGTCCTGCCGTTGCTCACTTCTTTGCCAATAATCACCAGCTGCCTCGTTCAATTCCATCAACCAAGGATCGGTTGctacattatttaaaagagattGGTCTTCCGCGAAGAACTGGTTGTTCCTCTCCTCTCTTGATTTCACCTCTGCAAAGATTCATCGaattgcaatataaataacGCTACAgttcgttaaaaatattaatagctGCTCATCTTTAAATCATACAAAGGACATACGTGTCAGATAATGATTCTGCGCTGCTCTATATCGAAGACCTAACTCCTGCAAGGCAGTCGAGAGGGCCATTACCGCGCTGGCAGCTAGACGACGTTCCGTAGGTTTACTTTCGTGCCTGCCGGCCGACTTAATTGTTTGTACTTGTCTATAGCCACTGGAGAACGCACGTCCGATCTCTCGTGTCAGCTGCTCCATTTGCCTCTCTTCCTGCGCAGTGTTACAAAACACATAAAAAATCCTGACGTTGCAATTAttatgaaatgtaaaaaatttcacttGGTTGACGGTATTCTTCTTTTGCGAAGCAAGCGACAGAAGCGGTTCTTTCAAATCCAGCTGTCTGTCAAGAACCAAATTAGAACAGAATGAGGAACTGGCGAACCTGAGATGTATCGTCCAGGGTGGGCCTGGTAAGCTGCTTAGAGTGCAGCTCGACCAGGCTGTCTATCTTCACCCGCAATCTGCTCAAGATGTACTGCGTCTCCTCCAAAGCGTCCGCCCAGGCAGGCGGTGCACTGCTGTCCCCGCTAACACCCCTGAGTTCGACATTGTCGGATGCGCCAGAATCTGATTCCACCAGTGCCGCGCGATCGGTAAGATTCTGAAAGAGCACGCATTGAGGATGATAGGGCGAAAAGATAAAAGCGGCAAGCGGAACAGGTTAAATGTACGCACCTGTTCGGCGTAAATGTGCCTGCTCTGCAGAGCATTGTTTCGCATTAAAACGAAGGGCTCGGTCAGGTTCCTCGTGGCCATTTTTCAGGTGTTATCTCTCCTTATCTCTACGCGATATATCTCGTAATCATTCCACCGCGCTGCGCTACGCACCGCACACCGCATCAGCTGTCATCTTGAAACAGCTGATCAGTCAGATCAGTGATCACCACGATCACCAGGCCTGctccctctgtctctctccAGCTTTATCTATTTCTTGCACCATCTGTGTTCAAGGGTCGGCAGttgtattattttgagtttaaaaaaatgaaaattgtatcAACACACAATTAACTTATGTTCCATTCGTAGATTACAATTTTGTTCATAAAATTGATGAATAAGGATAATGAACAAACCTGAAGTTAATATATttccttatatatttatctgatATTTTACCAATTTAccaatttttcaaagtttaaacttttaatatttaaaaattaacgggcttaaaatatttattaatttacaaaattacaatcCCTGAAGTTTCCCAACTGATTATATTCTCCTGAtacttttgttaatttttgagattttaaatttctattctAAAAGTTCTATTCTAAGgtttaaaatttcagaaattcttaaaatttctgtTCTTGGAATTATAGAGCTCTCTTTGTGCTCACTTCTTTGTccatttttaagattttaatttttcgcagTTCGAATTCccagaattaaaattgcaggaattaaaattcttgGAATCTCGATtctcaaaatttcaattagTGCAACCTCCTTGCTAGTTATATTCTCCTGCTACTTTGATCTTggagaatttataaaattttgtaactgattctctctttctctctctctcaatgaAGGTTACTATAAATTATCGATGGTCTATaaattgacaatttattttaccggCTGTggtaaaattgcatttatataaatattttatacatatcgaCAATAAGTatcaaaagaatatataaatcagGTAAAAAGTTGCACTAGTTTagtagttttataattatgaacATATCAATCTGTGAAATCAAACCTCAGAAAGTtcaattcttaaaattaaaaaaagtatcagCTAGATTATAATCTGACAAGGAGTAGCATTACTTGAAACTTCGAAAAGTGACAGATAATGCAATTAactaaaatactttttacttcttttacgaatttaatttctatttaatcagttatttgtaatatacatttaacgTCATAAAATCATtgtataaaatcattaatctCATACAAGGGATACATAGATATACAAGAGTTACTATattagcaaaattttatttcttatttaacaatttgaaAAGCATTATACAGTACCTAATCGTATGtacaacatatataaatacaaaaatacttcAAGATATACATGGTGtcatataaatgaaattttgctgcGGGAACTACTGAATTTTATCTTGCACCGATATATGAAGAAATTATCAAACAATCACAGAGTTTTAAATGATGTCTTCGACAGATGTGTCTTTGATACGCtcgcattaattattacatccTAATATCAGCCTGTCTCGCAGTATTAAAGGTAAAAGCTGAtgcgatattaaattaaacgtaaACCGCAATTGTACTtctattttactattttattagtttGCTTTTGGTTTCAATTACCAAAAGCCTAGTGCTGTAGAGATTGCCTAATATGACCTGTTTCTTGATCATTGTTAGCGCCTCCTGCCCTTTCGCGTAACACTGCCTAACCTTCTCTTTATCCTCCAACGCCTTGTTCTCCTTGAACTCGTGTCGTACTTTTCGCAGTGCATACATTCTAAAAAGTACcgaacaattattattttctacacAGTCCATACACCTTTCGTTATCATATGAAAGGCACAATTGGATGCTCGATGACAGGCTATAgttatttgtgaaataaaaaagattttacacTTCTAGATATGTACAGAAATAAATCACGTTAATATAAGAGAATTCTTGAGGATGAAATTcttagtatttaaaaaatgtatacgtaAGTATactgaaggaaaaagaaatagatgattttttttcactctAATACGTTCACTAAAAAATCGTCTCGATGATATTACATTACCTATAATTGTACGAGCTCCACTTCTTGCTTTCTCGGATTAAATTCCGATAGAGGCTCAGAATCGCGTCTCGACCAGGattcattatatttacaaaaactaGAGATCCACTACAATCTAAATGGAGCCAAATTCGGCGACTCTGTCGCAGCACATGGTTATGTTATGTGGCGACTGTGGCGTACTGGAGTGATATTAGTGATAACCCGATGGCGTCTTGTTGTTTTTGGTTAGTGTTCTTCCATGTGCGATAAATGGACTGTGCGAGCCGCGATTTAACGCGATACCGCGACTAGACTTACATTGtcataattaatatcgaatcaaataacgttatttatttattataagtgGTATTCGATGCCTGTCTTATCAATATTCTGATGTAAAAATTGACACTTTCTTATATAACCtccacatatttattttttgcaaaatttttggagatgtgttaataattttcaggAGTTGATAACACTCTTTGCTTTCAGGCAGATAATAAACAGAGATACTGCACACAgtttactattaaataattgaaaaaaaaaaaatatatatatatacatatatttctacattacaatacattttaaaatagtcttatttatataatgtaaatgaatatatatgcaGAAGTATGTAGAAATAATGAAAGGTATTTTTTACAGTTTAGTGCAAGCTACACATACTTGGAGATTTATTCTGAAATCACTTTAAGATAAACCAGTATAACGCACCCTTGTTATAAGTAAgagaaattaagatttaataatgTGGTACGCAATGTcaacatattttatctatCTTTAATGAAACAATTGATTCTTGTTTAaagtatgtatttttttacaggTGCATCACGTGTCGCTTTTGCAAGGAAACCCTGATAAACAATGTCAAAACAGCCTATAGGGCGGCCTCAGTTGCCGCCAATGTTAACAAGAGCAACGAGCTGGTGCTCTTGGGTCAGAAGTACGCGACGGACGACTGGACGAATGTCACCCCGAATATCGTCGCCAAATTGGGGAGAAACCTGCACGTTCAGCAATACCATCCGCTCTCGCATTTACGTCAGCGCATCGTGAATTTCTTTTACGGACAGTTCCGCAGTAAAAGCGGGACCCCGTCGTTCAGCATCTATGACAATCTGTGTCCCGTGGTTAGCGTCGCGCAAAACTTCGACTCCCTTCTCGTGCCGAAGGATCATCCGAGTAGAAAGAAAGCCGACTGTTACTTCGTGAATCGGGACACGCTGCTGAGAGCGCACACCACCGCGCATCAGGCCGAGCTGATCTCGATGGGATTGAATAACTTTCTCGTCGTCGGGGACGTGTACCGACGCGACGAGATCGACAGCACGCATTACCCGATTTTTCACCAGGTCGACGCGGTCAGATTGCGCACGTCGCGAGAGATATTTCGCGACACGAACGACTCCGAAGGTCTGCAGCTGTTCGAGCACAGAGGGACGGAGAGCGACGAGAAGCAGGCTTGTCATAGTTTGGAAGCGGTGAAAGTTATGGAGCAGGAACTGAAGGGTACCCTAACTAGTCTGGCACAAGCTATCTTTGGGAAAGGTATTGCTTTCGTTTAATACTTCCGACGAGCGCACGCAATTCATTTTCAAACGAGGATCCTCGCGATGTTTCACAATGAAATgacttgaaattaatttgatcCTGCTATCCTGCTAACACAGATGTGCAGTGCCGATGGGTCGATCAATATTTCCCATTCACGCATCCGTCGTGGGAGCTAGAAATATTGTACAACGACAATTGGCTCGAAATACTCGGCTGTGGGATTATGCGTCAGGAAATTCTACAGAGATCCGGCGCCGTGGATCGGATCGGATGGGCATTCGGTCTCGGCTTGGAACGTTTGGCCATGCGCCTATATAGCATTCCGGACATAAGATTATTCTGGAGCAACGACGCGGGCTTCCTAAATCAGTTCAAAGTAGACGATCCTAATGCACGTATCCAATACAAGGTAAAATAAAcgttcaatttattttattattagaatgtTGTGTGTGCGTTTCatcatatttcttatatattaatttagttgtaatttatatgaaatctaTGTAGAGAcgaatataactttttttagcCTGTCAGTATATATCCACCTTGTACCAACGACATAAGTTTCTGGTTGCCGGAAGACGGAAGTTATTCTTCTAATGACTTCTACGATATAGCCCGAGAAATAGGCGGCGATTTCATCGAACAGATTTTATTGAAGGATAAATTCACGCATCCAAAGACCAAGAAAACATCTCATTGCTACAGCGTAATCTATAGACACATGGAGCGTACATTGTTTCAGAGCGAAGTTAATAGAATTCATGATAAAATAGGAAAAGCGGTAGCCGCTAAACTCAATGTAATTATCCGGTAAAGTTTGAGAATAAAGTATTTTCCAAAAATGGGACTTTTATATGTCAGAGTTCTGTAAGATACCTTGATAAGATGCGCATGTGAATGTGTCGTATGAACAATACAAATATCACAGGAAaaggaatatattattttatttgcgaataaattaattataaacgcGTTACATAGCAAATAATAGTCGTCTAGGAACAACTATATTACTTGCGATACGTTTCACATGAGAGATAACAACGATTACAGTTATGTTCTACATGCTTGCAGTATTTACatgaatataaaacattatgtaatctagtattattatttatgtgcttagaatataaatgataacaAAAGATATGCCCTTCgtgtagaaatattttcaataagggataaaattaaaacaagacATCTCGAATAGTTTCAGTGACTACAgcttcttatatgtataataacatCAGTGCAAAAAATGCCGGTTAGGTTTAACTCGCGAAAATCACAGTTTTATTTCTTGATACTCAAATTCTAGATCTCTTAATCGTATTAATTCTAGCCAAGTAAAATGCATTTAGTTATcgttatacaaattaaaattatattgatccATGTGAATACTTGAAGATTTAGATACACGAGAAATACTGTTGTGCTCGATTAGAGAACATAtcgaattaatatttcaaaaataaactttatatagaGCAGATATATGTGTCGCAAAAATATGTGCGTATAAACACATTGAAATGGAAGATGCGACCTTTGgcaatgtattaaataaattaatgtacaaacaaaagaaatataaagaaaatcaagtataaaaaaagtcaTGTATTTAATCTAAAGCCAAGATGCGTAGAGGATAAGCTTGCAGGAAGAATTAACATTATGCGGAGAGTTGTGAAGTTTGTTTCGCTTATAACAAGTTTAATCCAATCCATATTTCCTTGAAGTCAGTGCGCagatataatacaagaaatttagaaactgccggtttttaatttttgcggTTATTATTTCCTGTCACGTTAATCCTCTTTAGGATTAACGtcgtaaaaattgattattacaaaaatagcTGGGTGTTATAAAACggtgcattttttttcttatttcattaaaaattatattaattggaTTGGATTAGGGATATATTGtagaacaaaagaaaatttttatacagttCTTCATATTGAATTACGTTTGATGTTTTATCCTCCCTTGTCCTCATCTCTATGCGGATAAATCAATTTCCGCATAAGATTTTAGGATAATTTGGTGTAACTGGGAGGTGAAAACTTCTTCCTCAAAAATTTCAGGATATACAGCGGCATACATGAGACCAACGTTATCACCAATACCTTCCATAAGAAGTCcgttgttttaataaattcagcatctatattaaaataacaagaaaaatattgtaataacgatgtgaatttatatttatcttttgttaagtaattataaactCACCGAAGTAATCCTTCAGGACGACCAATGATAGTAAATAGAGCGCTAGAGAGAAGATTTCTGCAAGCATCATTATGTGATGCCAGGTTCTAATTGTTAAAGCAACCAttattaattctgtcaaaACTAGCGCTGAAAAACTTATGGCCACTATATGAATGAATTCGTCCTCGAACATTATAAGCGCACCATACATGATTACTCCTCCTAGAATATGTCGTCAAAGATGTATCTTCTTTACttgtatattgcatatatctaGATTATCGAGATTTAACTGAAACAATACGTACCTTGATATATACTTATCAAAACccacataaaaaatgttttatatgatAACGAACGGCCTTTACTAAGCTCTTTATAAAGTTCTGGATAGGTAAGCGCTATCTTTCCTGACACATCTTTGTCCAATACCAATGAAAAAACGGGAAACATTGTGTATATTGTAGCGTAcctaaacatttttatatacattataataaagttatagtAGGTTCACTCCGATCAAATCCGATTGACTTTAATCGACGATTAACTCGATCAGCAGCAATACTTTTAACTTTATGTCGTTCTTAACTCATATACCACTTCGTGAATCATAGACATATATAACATCCCAGTAAGCATTTCTGTCTTTTAGATCTTGCCTACAGCTCTCCAATGGGAATGCTCTGGttattatacgtatacgtCTAAGTCGGGAATAAAGTTGTGTGTTTCGATActacaaatctttttttaaaataattatcaaaaatttccaGATAATTCATTTGTGCTATAATTCATACGTAGTTTTCGTTGATTTCTTCTAAGATCATAACTCTCGTGTTCatcaaataataagaaattaataattccatACATGTTTAAAACTGTTTTCGAgacagatattttaatttatcatttgatATCACAGTACAGAGTGTATCACGCATCGAAGAGATTAGAGCAACATTGCTGATCGAGTTAATCATCGAGTAAAGTTAATCGGAGTTGGTCGAAGTGACCCTAAGAAGTATGTAAAAAGTTTTGTCATAAATACTGAGACTTACAgcaagttttaaatttaatttttaacaagtaTACTTGAGTTACTTACCCTACCATAAGAAAACCTTGATATAAGGCAACCGAAGACAAATAAAAGACTGCGGAGAACACAGCTTGCATAGTCGATATTATCAAACCACGGTGTATAACGAACTGACTCAATGCAGCCGATCGTTTATAACTTCTTCTACCGTGGACTAATAGTAAGTTAGCGAGATGACTAAActgagaaattgaaaaatcagCAGCTAGCGATGCTTGTCTTCCCTCGAGACCCTCAAGACCAATCCctgtaagaaaatataaactgtaataaaaaatatctacatacacttatatattattcaaaagattaaataaataccaGCGTCCGCGGCTTGTATCATGGAGACGTCGTTACCGCCATCGCCGACGGCAGCCGTCCTCTTGCCGGTGTGTCTCTGTATGAGACTCACAACTTCGGCTTTCTGCGTGGGAGAGCACCGGCAGCAAACGACGGCGGGTGAACCACAAGCGAGCTCCAGAAATTCTTGCTCGTAATACTGCAAGCACACCTCCAGAGAATCGCCGCTGATAACTAAGGCACAATCTTGCTTCTTGCGAAATGTATTCAGTTCCAAATGAGCGTCGGTGCGTGTCACGACAGATTTGAAGACGTGCAGGCCTTGGGTGCGCGATACAAGACGCGAAGATTTCGCTATACAAGTCGCGGTCTCCAATTTGTCACCGGTCAACATCCATATTTTGATCCCGGCATTCCTCAAGAGTTCCAGCGTAGGCCTAACCCTGTCTTGCAATCTGTCCTCGACACCGGTCACGCATAACAATTCCATTTCTCTCTCGAGACTTTCCACCACCGCCGCGACTCTCGATACACGATCGCTGACGCTCATTCTCGCCGcgttatatctataaaaacgtacaatatataattcagtCATGCATTAAGTAATTGTAATACTCTTAATGATACGTTACCTCGCTTcaaaatcgagatattgatCTTCGGTCAGATTTTTCTTTGCCACGACCAACGTTCTGAGACCTTCACGTGCCATGTTTTCGCACACCTCGTCCAGCCAATCATTATattgcacaatgccagacaTCACAACATCAGCACCTTTCAAGTAGAAAGTGATCTCAGAGCTGGACTCCTCCCTCACGATAATTCCCATTCGCTTGGTTTCCGACGTGAAAGGGAATATTTGCAGTATGGTGTAATTCAATATTTGACCGTTCAGAGTTTTCAGCTGCATCGAATTAAGGTCCCGCTTGACCAGAGGCAGTCCCATTTCCTCCGTCCATTTCACCAGAGCCACTTCGTCCGGGCTCGAGGCTTGATAATTACGTTTCTGTTCCGGCAGATAGTAATGTTGATCCGCCTCCGTTTGACTGAAAACGTTAGAATTTCAATTAAGGATTCATATTAAGGATTAACGACGGTACTGAGGCTTTCGCGACTGATTCAACGAGACATTATTACCTCTGAATGGAACCTGTATCTCCGGTTTCCACCGTCTGCACGCTCACCGAGTCCAAATTCGAGGACTTGTTTACCTCGTCATATACCGGGGTTACGTTGTGGCACAGAGCTAAAGCATGCACGGCATCGTAGATCCGGGTATTCTCGGATCTTCGGACTTTCCCACTGTACGCCGGCTTCACCGGTGAACGCTCCGTGTCAGTGGGATAATAAGTCTTCAGTACTGACGTTACCTCGTCGAACGTCTCCTGGCCGTAAGATATGGTGCCCAGATGTAACTTCTTGAACACCATCTTATTCTGCGTCAACGTGCCGGTCTTATCGCTCAGCAAATACGATATACGTCCGAGTTCTTCCGGAATAGTGGTCGTCCTCACGACCGTACCGGCGATATCTTTATCCCTTTGTATACACCAAGCGTAAAACGCTTTGCCCATGTCCAGATTCACTCTCAAGCTGATCGGTATGATGTAGGAAAACAGCAGGACGAAACGGAACATGTAACGATACCACGGTCCGTTGAATCCTTTCAAGCACATCATTACAAGCGCGAGTCCTATTACCGCGCAAAACAGTACCTGCCGAAATAAAGTTAGAATGTAC is from Temnothorax longispinosus isolate EJ_2023e chromosome 10, Tlon_JGU_v1, whole genome shotgun sequence and encodes:
- the Bcn92 gene encoding LYR motif-containing protein 4 homolog, which codes for MNPGRDAILSLYRNLIRESKKWSSYNYRMYALRKVRHEFKENKALEDKEKVRQCYAKGQEALTMIKKQVILGNLYSTRLLVIETKSKLIK
- the Syx16 gene encoding syntaxin-16 yields the protein MATRNLTEPFVLMRNNALQSRHIYAEQNLTDRAALVESDSGASDNVELRGVSGDSSAPPAWADALEETQYILSRLRVKIDSLVELHSKQLTRPTLDDTSQEERQMEQLTREIGRAFSSGYRQVQTIKSAGRHESKPTERRLAASAVMALSTALQELGLRYRAAQNHYLTQVKSREERNNQFFAEDQSLLNNVATDPWLMELNEAAGDYWQRSEQRQDSVLLQLEEPEDRMKLAMEREEQIGSIVQSIGDLKHIFKDLAVMVQDQGTILDRIDYNLEQTQVQVQEGYKQLKKADSYQKANKKLYCIVILAAAIILLSFLFVIFKT
- the Phers-m gene encoding probable phenylalanine--tRNA ligase, mitochondrial, with product MWCITCRFCKETLINNVKTAYRAASVAANVNKSNELVLLGQKYATDDWTNVTPNIVAKLGRNLHVQQYHPLSHLRQRIVNFFYGQFRSKSGTPSFSIYDNLCPVVSVAQNFDSLLVPKDHPSRKKADCYFVNRDTLLRAHTTAHQAELISMGLNNFLVVGDVYRRDEIDSTHYPIFHQVDAVRLRTSREIFRDTNDSEGLQLFEHRGTESDEKQACHSLEAVKVMEQELKGTLTSLAQAIFGKDVQCRWVDQYFPFTHPSWELEILYNDNWLEILGCGIMRQEILQRSGAVDRIGWAFGLGLERLAMRLYSIPDIRLFWSNDAGFLNQFKVDDPNARIQYKPVSIYPPCTNDISFWLPEDGSYSSNDFYDIAREIGGDFIEQILLKDKFTHPKTKKTSHCYSVIYRHMERTLFQSEVNRIHDKIGKAVAAKLNVIIR